A window from Rhea pennata isolate bPtePen1 chromosome 1, bPtePen1.pri, whole genome shotgun sequence encodes these proteins:
- the FGFR1OP2 gene encoding FGFR1 oncogene partner 2: MKMSCTIEKALADAKALVERLREHDNAAEALIEQTTALNKRVEAMKQYQEEIQELNEVARHRPRSTLVMGIQQENRQIRELQQENKELRTSLEEHQSALELIMSKYREQMFRLLMASKKDDPSIIMKLKEQHSKELQVHVDQITEMAAVMRKAIEIDEKHGCKEQERIIQLEQENKGLREILQITRESFLNLKKEDASESTSLSGLVTSSDLSLRKS; the protein is encoded by the exons AAATGAGTTGCACAATTGAGAAAGCCCTCGCAGATGCAAAAGCACTGGTGGAACGGCTAAGGGAACATGACAATGCTGCAGAAGCTCTTATTGAACAGACAACAGCTCTCAACAAACGGGTGGAAGCAATGAAACAG TACCAAGAAGAAATTCAAGAGCTTAATGAAGTAGCAAGACATCGTCCTCGGTCTACATTAGTAATGGGTATCCAGCAGGAAAACAGACAGATTAGGGAATTGCAACAGGAGAATAAAG AATTACGCACATCTCTTGAAGAACATCAGTCTGCTTTGGAACTCATAATGAGCAAATACAGAGAACAGATGTTTAGGTTGCTTATGGCGAGCAAGAAGGATGATCCAAGTATAATAATGAAGTTAAAAGAGCAACATTCCAAG GAACTGCAAGTGCATGTGGACCAAATTACAGAAATGGCAGCAGTAATGAGAAAAGCCATTGAAATTGATGAAAAGCACGGCTGTAAAGAGCAGGAACGTATTATTCAGCTTGAA caagaaaacaaaggctTGAGAGAAATTCTTCAGATAACTAGAGAATCATTCCTGAACCTCAAGAAAGAAGATGCATCAGAGAGTACATCTCTATCAGGATTAGTAACAAGCAGCGATTTGAGCCTGAGGAAAAGCTAA